The proteins below are encoded in one region of Flavobacterium nackdongense:
- a CDS encoding tetratricopeptide repeat protein translates to MKRIILLFMILLAMSGYSQNRYSNYSTAKMEPLTQAEIMAVPLALQAKYDNNQKYLYQLKKWVLELKTSIKIEPFLGRLEGEYSVLTSMENDDLARATKLLNQREIGIQEIITEYNLFISKQSSQIQTTQGLTESKNPQTSEDENYGNKGFESYKNKNFTNAILYCSKALEIEPENTDILFLRALSKSEMNDRYGAINDYDKIISMEGRITPISYKFSTVYNNKAYCLVCLGEYNTAMPFIQKALQLDQTEWYIWDTRAEIFLNLGEFDKCISDCTKAISIKANGNSFLVRGLAYIKKGEKTKGCQDLSKAGELGEDTAYQKIKEHCNRK, encoded by the coding sequence ATGAAAAGAATAATCCTACTCTTTATGATATTATTAGCAATGTCTGGGTACTCACAAAACAGATATTCGAATTATTCAACAGCTAAAATGGAACCATTAACACAAGCTGAAATAATGGCAGTTCCTTTGGCATTACAAGCCAAATACGATAATAATCAAAAATATTTGTATCAATTAAAAAAATGGGTGCTTGAATTAAAAACATCCATTAAGATAGAACCCTTTTTGGGGAGATTAGAAGGGGAATATAGTGTTTTAACTTCAATGGAAAACGATGATTTAGCTCGTGCTACCAAATTATTAAACCAGAGAGAAATTGGAATTCAAGAAATTATTACAGAATATAATTTATTCATTTCTAAACAAAGCTCTCAAATCCAAACAACTCAAGGTTTAACTGAAAGTAAAAATCCACAAACAAGTGAAGATGAAAATTATGGAAATAAGGGTTTTGAATCTTATAAAAATAAAAACTTTACTAATGCTATACTCTATTGTTCAAAAGCCCTAGAAATAGAGCCAGAAAACACCGACATACTTTTTTTAAGAGCATTGTCAAAAAGCGAAATGAACGATAGATACGGAGCAATAAATGACTACGATAAGATAATATCAATGGAGGGAAGAATTACGCCTATAAGTTATAAATTCTCTACTGTTTATAACAATAAAGCCTATTGTTTAGTATGTCTTGGAGAATATAATACAGCGATGCCCTTTATTCAAAAAGCATTGCAATTAGACCAGACAGAATGGTATATCTGGGATACAAGAGCAGAAATTTTCTTGAATCTAGGGGAATTCGACAAATGTATTTCTGATTGTACAAAAGCAATAAGCATCAAAGCAAATGGAAACTCTTTTTTGGTTAGAGGATTGGCATATATTAAAAAAGGAGAAAAAACTAAAGGTTGTCAAGATTTATCAAAAGCAGGAGAATTGGGCGAAGATACTGCATATCAAAAAATAAAAGAACACTGTAACAGAAAATAA